The Arvicola amphibius chromosome 11, mArvAmp1.2, whole genome shotgun sequence genome has a segment encoding these proteins:
- the Gucy1b1 gene encoding guanylate cyclase soluble subunit beta-1: protein MYGFVNHALELLVIRNYGPEVWEDIKKEAQLDEEGQFLVRIIYDDSKTYDLVAAASKVLNLNAGEILQMFGKMFFVFCQESGYDTILRVLGSNVREFLQNLDALHDHLATIYPGMRAPSFRCTDAEKGKGLVLHYYSEREGLQDIVIGIIKTVAQQIHGTEIDMKVIQQRNEECDHTQFLIEEKESKEEDFYEDLDRFEENGTQESRISPYTFCKAFPFHIIFDRDLVVTQCGNAIYRVLPQLQPGNCSLLSVFSLVRPHIDISFHGILSHINTVFVLRSKEGLLDVEKLECEDELTGTEISCLRLKGQMIYLPEADSILFLCSPSVMNLDDLTRRGLYLSDIPLHDATRDLVLLGEQFREEYKLTQELEILTDRLQLTLRALEDEKKKTDTLLYSVLPPSVANELRHKRPVPAKRYDNVTILFSGIVGFNAFCSKHASGEGAMKIVNLLNDLYTRFDTLTDSRKNPFVYKVETVGDKYMTVSGLPEPCIHHARSICHLALDMMEIAGQVQVDGESVQITIGIHTGEVVTGVIGQRMPRYCLFGNTVNLTSRTETTGEKGKINVSEYTYRCLMSPENSDPQFHLEHRGPVSMKGKKEPMQVWFLTRKNTGLEETNQDDN, encoded by the exons AAAAGAGGCGCAGCTGGATGAAGAAGGCCAGTTTCTTGTCAGAATAATCTATGATGATTCCAAAACATACGACTTGGTGGCGGCGGCAAGCAAAGTCCTCA ACCTCAATGCTGGTGAAATCCTGCAGATGTTCGGGAAgatgttttttgtcttttgtcaaGAGTCTGGCTATGACACCATCTTGCGTGTCCTGGGATCTAACGTCAGAGAGTTTTTGCAG AACCTCGATGCCCTGCATGACCACCTTGCTACCATCTACCCCGGGATGCGCGCACCTTCCTTCCGGTGCACCGACGCGGAAAAAGGCAAAGGGCTCGTTTTGCACTACTACTCGGAGAGAGAGGGGCTTCAGGACATTGTGATCGGGATCATCAAGACCGTTGCTCAGCAGATACACGGCACTGAAATAGACATGAAG GTTATTcagcaaagaaatgaagaatgtgACCACACTCaatttttaattgaagaaaaagAGTCCAAGGAAGAGGATTTTTATGAAGACCTGGACAGATTCGAAGAAAACGGTACCCAGGAGTCACGCATCAGTCCGTACACCTTCTGCAAGGCATTTCCTTTCCACATCATATTTGACCGGGACCTGGTGGTCACTCAGTGCGGCAATGCCATCTACCGAGTGCTGCCCCAG CTTCAGCCTGGGAACTGCagtcttctgtctgtcttctctctggtcCGCCCTCATATTGACATCAGTTTCCATGGGATTCTTTCTCACATCAATACAGTCTTTGTCCTGAGAAGCAAG GAAGGATTGCTGGATGTTGAGAAACTTGAATGTGAGGATGAATTGACCGGGACAGAGATTAGCTGCTTACGTCTCAAGGGCCAAATGATCTACTTACCAGAAGCAGATAGCATCCTCTTCCTCTGTTCACCAAG CGTGATGAATCTGGACGACCTGACACGAAGAGGCCTGTACCTGAGCGACATCCCGCTTCACGATGCCACGAGAGACCTGGTTCTGCTGGGAGAACAGTTCCGGGAGGAGTACAAACTGACCCAGGAGCTGGAAATCCTCACGGATAGGCTACAGCTCACACTGAGAGCCCTGGAGGacgagaagaaaaaaacagacac ATTGCTGTATTCTGTCCTCCCTCCATCTGTCGCCAATGAGCTGAGACACAAGCGCCCAGTTCCTGCCAAAAGATACGACAATGTGACCATCCTCTTCAGTGGCATCGTGGGCTTCAATGCTTTCTGTAGCAAGCATGCGTCTGGAGAAGGTGCCATGAAGATCGTCAATCTCCTCAATGACCTCTATACTAGATTTGATACGCTGACCGACTCACGGAAAAACCCGTTCGTTTATAAG GTGGAGACAGTTGGCGACAAGTACATGACCGTGAGTGGATTACCAGAACCTTGTATCCACCACGCACGGTCCATTTGCCACCTGGCCCTGGACATGATGGAAATCGCTGGTCAAGTTCAGGTAGATGGTGAATCTGTTCAG ATCACAATCGGGATCCACACCGGGGAGGTGGTGACAGGTGTCATAGGACAGCGGATGCCGCGGTACTGCCTCTTTGGAAATACCGTCAACCTCACAAGCAGAACAGAAACcacaggagaaaagggaaagattaaTGTGTCTGAATATACATACAG GTGTCTTATGTCTCCAGAAAATTCAGATCCACAGTTCCATTTGGAGCACAGAGGCCCGGTGTCCATGAAGGGCAAGAAAGAACCAATGCAAGTTTGGTTCCTAACCAGAAAAAACACAGGCTTAGAG GAAACAAACCAGGATGACAATTGA